Proteins found in one Podarcis muralis chromosome 5, rPodMur119.hap1.1, whole genome shotgun sequence genomic segment:
- the PTPN7 gene encoding tyrosine-protein phosphatase non-receptor type 7 isoform X2 → MVLSCSACPKVDSFSLLRERKRAGMEKCQEVKKHVRLQDRRGSNVSLVLDMSSLSNTEPISSVSTPRDVTVKLLNTTSHVLTQRMLQQQNWSLEELQEEFAKIPSNFASAEELDIPRRAAKDRYKSILPNPQSRVCLKRALSQEDESYINANYIRGYAGQEKAYIATQGPMLNTVNDFWTMVWQEGAPLIVMLTKLKEAKEKCVCYWPETEATYGPFTIRMQGICECEEYTIRDFGLQLNDECRTVKHIVFSSWPDQKTPESAKTFLHLVLEVEKILQATESRGPVVVHCRNWSDWLFYCYADWMPATEE, encoded by the exons ATGGTCCTCTCCTGTTCAGCATGCCCGAAAGTCGATAGTTTCAGCCTGCTACGTGAGCGAAAGAGGGCAGGAATGGAGAAGTGTCAGGAAGTCAAGAAACATGTGCGTCTGCAGGATAG aagGGGCTCCAACGTGTCGCTGGTGCTGGACATGAGTTCCCTGAGCAACACTGAACCCATTTCATCCGTCTCCACCCCAAGGGATGTCACAGTGAAGCTCCTGAACACCACCAGCCATGTTCTTACTCAGAGGATGCTCCAGCAGCAGAACTGGAGCCTAGAGGAGCTTCAAGAGGAGTTTGCG AAAATCCCCTCCAACTTTGCCAGTGCAGAAGAGCTGGACATCCCCAGACGAGCAGCAAAAGACAGATATAAATCCATCCTACCAA ATCCCCAGAGTCGTGTGTGCCTCAAGAGAGCGCTGAGCCAAGAAGACGAGAGCTACATTAATGCAAACTACATCCGG GGTTATGCTGGGCAGGAGAAGGCCTATATTGCCACCCAGGGGCCCATGCTTAATACAGTCAATGACTTCTGGACAATGGTGTGGCAGGAAGGAGCTCCTCTCATCGTTATGCTCACCAAACTCAAGGAAGCGAAAGAG AAATGTGTCTGTTACTGGCCTGAAACGGAGGCAACCTATGGGCCCTTCACCATCCGCATGCAAGGCATTTGTGAGTGTGAAGAATACACCATCCGCGACTTTGGCCTACAG CTCAACGATGAATGTCGCACGGTGAAGCATATTGTTTTCTCATCCTGGCCAGACCAGAAGACCCCAGAATCAGCCAAGACCTTCTTGCACTTGGTTTTGGAGGTGGAGAAAATTCTACAGGCCACAGAGAGCAGAGGACCTGTTGTTGTACACTGCAG GAATTGGTCGGACTGGCTGTTTTATTGCTACGCAGATTGGATGCCAGCAACTGAAGAATAA